TAATAGAGCTGCCTACCATCGGCTGCATAGTCGCATGCGGCGCGGAGATGTTGGGCAACAAGCCCTTCAAGAGCATGTCCACCTATCGCCGACCGATCATCTAGTGGACCTACAGGACGCAGAGACCGAAACACGCCGGTATCAAAGAAGTAGAACTTGGGGTGACCCACCAACTCTCGTTTTGCATGCCGAGTAAACACCGGTACACGATATGCCAACATGAGATCTTCCATGATCTGTATGTAGTTCTCAACGGTCTTTCTGCTTACACCACACTCGCTCGCAACATTCGAGATCGTCAACACCTCACCATGTGAGAAACTGATCGCCTCCAAAAAGCGGGAGAAGTGTTCTGTGTTTCGAACCAGGCCTTCTGCAAACACCTCTTCCTTGATGTACAGCGATGTGTATGCTCGAAGTGTCTCTGATGGTGAATCAGACTCAACAACGATGGGAACAAGACCATTCTCCAGCGCAGATTCCAATGCAAAGGTGTCACCCATCTCTGAGGCCAAATACGGATGCATCGAGACCTGCGATGCTCTACCTCCAAGCAGATTCACGTTTCCTCTTCTCAGTTTCCGAGCGCTGGAACCGGTTAGGACAAATCTGATCGGTGGGCCCGATGAGATCACTTGATGGACTACTTCTAGCAAGACCGGCAACTTCTGGATCTCATCGATCACCACGGTTTGCACGTGCGGCTCTGCTGCGATTCTTTCTCTCAGCCGCTCAGGTCTGGCCGCATACAGACGATACACTTCCGGGTCGAGCAGGTCAATGAACATTGCGTCTGGAAACGTGCTTCGTACCCATACGGACTTACCAGTTCCTCGTGGACCAAGCAAGAAAAAGCTGCCGGTAGGGGGCTTCAATATCCGTTGTTTCATCATTGGCATGGTCGCAATATGGCAACTCTGATGCCATTTTGCAATGCATTATGGCAACTCTGATGCCATTTTGCGACAAATCACTCCCGGTGTCTTACTCTCCCGGAGTCGCTCCCGGCGTGTTACTCTCCCGGAGTCGCTCCCGGCGTCTTACTCTCCCGGAGTCACTCCCGGCGCCATACTCTCCCGGAGTCACTCCCGGTGTCTTACTCTCCCGGAGTGTATCCTACACCCCTCGTTTTTCGATCCTGACGAGCGTTTCTTGCATCTGGCGGAGTTGCTCCTGCATTTGCTGGATGTCTGTGGTTTGCTCGGATTCTTCTTCGCGCACGGACTCCAACTCGGAGAGGATGGTGCCCACAAAGAAGTTCAAGATGGTGAGACCGGCTATGAGGACAAAGGACAGGAAGAAGAGAGGTGAGAGGATGGGATATCCCTCAGGTGCGTTCATCTGTGTGTGCATGATCTCGGCAAAGTCACCAACGGCACACTGACACATCGCCAACAGACTCAGTCCAAGCGTACCAAAGTTCTCGGGATCATTGGTATGGAAGAGGTTATAGCCCATCACCGCATAGGTGTAGACGATACATCCAAGCAGAATGGCCACAACCGTCAGCTGGGGGATGGAACGCAACAGGGTCTCGATCACCACTCGTACACCCTTGAGTTCCGTGGCCAGCCGTAACACACGCAAGGCTCGGAAGGAGCGGGCAAGGCGCAATGCACGAAGCGCAAGTGTTGCTCCGAGCGCCCCCTGCTCATCATAGACAACGTATGGCAACAACGTCAGAACAAAGATCACTACATCAAAGATGTGCCAAGCATCCTTGAGATAGTCCCATGGACGTGGCCAGCGAAAGGCCATCTTGATTCCGATCTCGAGTCCAAAGGCAACCACGATCAAGAGGTCAAGCCACGCAAAGAGTCCCGGCACCGCATTGTAGATACTCGGCACGGTCTCCAACCCCACCACCACGGCGGAGAGCAGAATGAGAACGATGACAACCGTGTCGAGGG
This region of Ignavibacteria bacterium genomic DNA includes:
- a CDS encoding ion transporter gives rise to the protein MTSRSRFSAFRDAVNAQESNPLDTVVIVLILLSAVVVGLETVPSIYNAVPGLFAWLDLLIVVAFGLEIGIKMAFRWPRPWDYLKDAWHIFDVVIFVLTLLPYVVYDEQGALGATLALRALRLARSFRALRVLRLATELKGVRVVIETLLRSIPQLTVVAILLGCIVYTYAVMGYNLFHTNDPENFGTLGLSLLAMCQCAVGDFAEIMHTQMNAPEGYPILSPLFFLSFVLIAGLTILNFFVGTILSELESVREEESEQTTDIQQMQEQLRQMQETLVRIEKRGV
- a CDS encoding ATP-binding protein, which encodes MPMMKQRILKPPTGSFFLLGPRGTGKSVWVRSTFPDAMFIDLLDPEVYRLYAARPERLRERIAAEPHVQTVVIDEIQKLPVLLEVVHQVISSGPPIRFVLTGSSARKLRRGNVNLLGGRASQVSMHPYLASEMGDTFALESALENGLVPIVVESDSPSETLRAYTSLYIKEEVFAEGLVRNTEHFSRFLEAISFSHGEVLTISNVASECGVSRKTVENYIQIMEDLMLAYRVPVFTRHAKRELVGHPKFYFFDTGVFRSLRPVGPLDDRSAIGGHALEGLVAQHLRAACDYAADGRQLYYWRTRTGIEVDFIVYGPDTLEAYEVKSTDVVRDADLKALRAFVEEYPGTTATLLYRGRERLVRHGITIVPIEQWMESVA